AAAGCTCGATAGGGTCAACGACTATCTCTTTCCCAAAGCCGGTTACTAGAGGTCTCTCATCAGTATCTTTTCATCATCGTCCCACTCGCCAGTATCGACGAAGCCCAGCTTCAGGTAGAACTGGAGCGGAGAAGGTTCATTGACGACGCATGAGGTGAAGAGTTTCTCGTAACCCTGGGCCTTGAGATACTCAATCAACAAGAGGATAGCGTCTCTTCCATATCCCATCTTCTGATACTTGCCGCCGATCATGAAGCGCCACATAGAGGCATGCTTAAAATCTTTCATTCTCGGATCGGGCGTGAAATCCAGCATAATGAAGCCCACCATGTCATCTCCAGCATAGATCGCCCGAAACCAGGCGTTCTTTGCGAAGTGGGCTTGAGCTATCGAAACTGCATTTGAGGCCACGGCCCTTTCCTGTCCTTCGAGCAGCGTGCCACTCAAGCGGATAGCATCGAGCACCGTCTCCTCCGTGATCTCTTCGAATCTAACTGCATGTTCCATGACTCCTCCTGATGTCTAGCGATAGATTTCGCTCTAGTCGAAACAAAGATCAAATATTCGTGCAGCGCCGAAAACATTCCTGGCAGGCTGGCCTTGCCGAAAATGCTCTTCTATGCTGCATTATATCATCGGGCTGCGCTCAAGCCACATCATGTCCCGGAAGGGCAAGCTGCGTTGTATAGAGGCTGTGATAGAAGCCCTTCATACGGATCAGTTCATCGTGAGTGCCGCTTTCTCTTATTCTTCCATTGTCGATCACGTAAATTCTGTCTGCGTTCTTGATTGTACTGAGTCTGTGAGCCACAACGAAGCTCGTGCGGCTCTTCATAAGATTCCGCATCGCCTCCTGGATGTGCATCTCCGTTCTGGTGTCGACATTGCTTGTGGCTTCATCGAGTATGAGTATCTGGGGATCTATGAGCATTATCCGGGCGATCGCCAGCAACTGCCGCTGACCGCGGCTGATGGTGTCCCCGTTAGAGGATAGAACCGTTTCATACCCCTCCGGCAGTCCCATTATGAAGTGGTGGGCATTTGCCATCTTTGCGGCCTCTATTATCTCTTCATCCGAAGCGTCTTGTCTTCCATAACGAATATTGTCCTTTATGGTACCCATAAACAGCTGTGTATCCTGCAGAACAATGCCGAGCTCTCTCCTAAGCTGCTCTCTGTCGAAGCTCGATATATCATGACCGTCTATCATGATTTTTCCGTACTCTATGTCGTAGAACTTTGTGAGGAGGTTCACGATTGTGGTCTTCCCCGCTCCAGTTGGCCCCACTAGAGCGACGATTTGACCAGGTTCGGCCGAGAGAGAGACATCCTTCAATACGCTGGTCTTTCCGTCGTAACTGAAGTCAACTTCTTCGAACCTGACTTCTCCCTCAATTTTCTGCGGGAAGAATGTCTCTTCTGCTCTCTTTTCTCCCTTTTCGTCAAGGATTTCGAATACCCTCTCTGCCCCCGCAAGAGCTGCCTGAATCGCATTGAACATCTGGGCTATCTGATTTATCGGTCGATTGAACTGGCCGACATATACGATGAAACTGGCGACCAATCCAACAGAGACTATCCCCTTCACGGACATCCATCCTCCGGCAAAGGCAACTATTGCATAACCAAAGTTGTTTACCATATTCATGATCGGTCCGAAGGAGCCCGCGAATATCTGGGCCATAATCGCAGAACTACGATAGGACTCGTTTATAGTCTGGAACTCTTGAACGGTCGACTCTTCCCTGCCGTAGGCTTTCACGACTTTGGCTCCGGAGATCCTCTCTTCGACGTAACCGTTGAGTTCGCCAAGAGCTTTCTGTTGAGCGAGGAAGTTCTTTCTGCTCTGTTTCGCTATTATACCCGTAACAACCATAACGAATGGAACGGTAGACATAGCCACCAGTGCCAGGATCGGATTGAGAAAAAACATGATGATTACTATCCCGACAAGAGTCAGAAGACTGCTAACTAGCTGAGTAACGCTTTCACTAAGAGTATGGGAAATGTTGTTTATATCGTTGGTCAGCCTACTCATCAGCTCTCCATGAGGCTTCGTATCGAAGAACTTGACCGGCAGCGTCTGAAATTTGTCGAAGAGGTCTTGCCTGAGTTTTCTTATGCTTCTCTGCGCTACGCCAATCATAGTGTAGCCCTGGAGCCATAGGAAAAAAGATGAAGATATATAGACTGCCGCCATGACAATCGAAATCGTTGCGAGACCAATCATGTCGCCCACGAGCATATACTCGTCTATGGCCACTCCCAAAAGAAAGGGGCCGAAGACGCTGGCGCCGGTAGCCAGTATCGTAAATGCCATTGCAAGCATCAGACCTTTCTTCTCGTCTCTGAAGTATCCTACAAGTCTCAAGACAGTTTTTTTCGAGTTCTTAGGCTTATGAACGGGTCTCGCTCTGCCACCTCCCGGTCCGCCTCGCCCTGGGCCTGCGGGCATGGTGACTTCGGGTTGTGTTCCTTTCTTTTCAGGCATTCACTTCACCTACCTCACCAAACTGAGACCTGTAGATATCTCTGTACAGATCGCTTTCTTTCAGCAGTTGCTTGTGGGTTCCACTTCCTGCTATCCTTCCATCATCTAGAAGGAATATCCGGTCGGCATTTACAACTGAGCTTATCTTCTGAGCTATAATTATCTTTGTACAATCCAGCTCTTCACCAATTGCCTTCATGACCTCGGATTCCGTCTTTGCATCGAGAGCGCTCGTACTGTCATCAAATATTATTATTGGCGATCTCATCGCGACGGCCCGCGCGATCGCCATTCTCTGTTTCTGACCGCCGGAGAGGTTCGTTGCCATCTGGCTCAGGCGGGCATCGAATTTCTCTGGAAGAGTGTTGACAAAATCTGCGATTCTTGCAATTTCTGCTGCCTTTACGATTTCTTCGTCACTGGCTCCCGGCCTTCCGTAACTTATGTTGTCCCTGATCTTGCCTGAGAAGAGAACGGCTTCCTGGAATACCATGGATATGTTCTTTCTCAACTCGTGGCGCGAAATCTCCTTTATATCTATTCCATTCAGAAGGATTTTTCCGGAATCTACTTCGTACAGCCGGGGCAGAAGACTAACCAGTGAAGATTTACCCGATCCTGTATCGCCAAGAAAAGCGACCGTCTCACCTTAATCTATTGTGAAGTTGAGATTGTGGAGAATCTTGTTGCCTCCCCTATCGTAGCTGAAGTCAACATTCTCAAAGACAATCGGACCCCTAAGGTCATGGGATATGCCTGCCTTCACATCTTCTTCTTCGCTCTCTTCAAGGACTTCGGCCACTCGTTTGGCTGAGGCCTGCGCTCTGGAGACAAATATGAGCATCATTCCGATCATCATCATCGACATAAGCATTCTTCCCAGATAGTTTACGAATGCCATTATCTGGCCCGTCTGCATTCCTCCGGCTTCGACCTGAATGCCTCCGAACCATATCACTGCGACGATTCCAAGGTTCAGTATCAGAGAAAGAAGCGGCATGATGATAACCATGGTCCTCGCAGCCTTCATCGCTATTTGCGTGTACTTCTCGTTTGCATCTTCAAACTTGCTGGATTCGAATTTGGAGGATGCGAAGAATTTGACGACTCTTATCCCCAGGAGATTGTCCCTGACCCGTGTATTGACATTGTCCATCTCCTGCTGAACGCGCGAAAAAAGAGGCAAGACCCTTTTCATGATCGCGAAAGTCAGGTAAGTAACGAGCGGAATGACGACCAGGAATATGAGAGAGAGTTTCCAGCTAATCAGCAAGGACATGATCAAGCTTCCTATGAAAAGCATCGGAGCTCTCACAAACATTCTCAGCAAAATCATTATGAACTGCTGGAACTGGACTATGTCGTCTGTGATTCTTGTAATAAGTGAGCCGGTACCGAACTTGTCAAGTTTTGTAAATGACAGATACTGAACCTTTGTGAAAACACTTCTACGTATGTCTGCCCCGGCATTCTGGGCAGCCAAGGAAGAGAATATAACGCAGGCGATTCCTCCCAGCACACCGATAAAGGTGATTATAAGCATCTTCGTTCCTGCGCTCACTACTACGTCAAGATTCTGATTCATGATACCTACATCAATGATTTCCTCAAGAAGTTTTGGCTGAAAAAGATCTATCGCAACTTCGAGAAACATTGCCAGAGGAGCCAAAACAACGAAGATCCAGTAAGGTTTTAGAAATATGAACAGTATTTTCATCCAGTCTTCCACCCTTCATTCCATCGTTTAGGTAGGTCAGGTCTTGATTATCACTTCGAGAGGCTTTCCTTCAGTTTCTTCAAGAACCGCTCTAGAAGATCGCGCTCTTCGGCAGAAAAGGCAGAAAAGATTTGTCTTTCTACGTCAAGCATCGTTCTCTCGAGTTCTTCCTCGATCTCTCTGCTCTTTGCCGTCAAGTAGATCCTGAAGACTCTCATATCCGATTTATCCTGCCTCTTGTGGATGAACCCGGACAGCTCCATCCTTTGAATCATCTTGCTAACTGTGGCAGGAGAAAGCCCCATCGCCTTTGAAATCTCTCCCACAGTTCTTCCATCCTTTTCGAAGAGAAGAAAAAGCAGTGGAGGCTGACCTCTGTGAAGACCAAATCTCGAGAAAGTAGAACGCTTAGTTATGAAGTTAGCCCTGCAGACATCCGTCAGTAGTCTATCCAGTTTTCCGCTCTCTTTCATCGTTCAATCCTCACGTGAAAAGTATTTAGTCGGCTAAATAATTCTAACAGACCTACATTCTCTTTTCATTGCTTCGAACGAGGTAGATTCAAATCTCTGCAGGGTAAGGGTTCACTTTCGGTCGAATTATTCGGATGATATACTTTTTATTATCAGATACGCGATAATTGCAAATCAAACGTCGAGGTGAGAGTTGGAGAGCGATAGAGGACATTACTTAGGGTTTATCTGGCATGCCTCGTTTCTTGCACTGACGATGGCCTTTGTTGAGGTGAATACGGTCCTTCCGTCGATGATCTTGGCGGCGGGAGGAGGGAGCTTTGCAATAGGTCTCGTTACAGCAATTTCGACGGGGATTCCTCTTCTGGCTCAATTAGTATTTGCCGGATACCTTATGTCGAAACGGATGAAGAAACCGTATTTGCTTCTCGGCATCTATTTGAGAGTCGGCGCTCTCTTCTCCATAGGCTTTCTCTTGCTTTCGTCCATCGTAGGGACTGCTCTTCTCATACTCCTTATTATCGTAATCTCCGTCTTTTCCTTTGGAGGCGTCTTCGCGGGAATCAGTTACACTCATTTGCTCGGTCAGTCAATATTGAAAGAGGATAGGCGCGGGTTCATGTCGTACAGACAGATTGCAGGGAGCGCATTGTCGCTTCTGGGTGGCTTCGTTGCGAAGTACATAGTTGGAAACGTGAGTTATCCGGTGAACTACTCTCTGATGTTCTTCATTGGAGGGAGTTCGCTATTCGTTGCTTCTCTTGGATTCACTGGAGTACGCGAAAGGGAGGTTCACGGGACTGAAATTCCTGGATTCTGGAAGATTATGAAAAGCATCCCGAAAACACTGAAAGAGGATGCTAACCTCCTCAACTACATTGTCTTCAATAATCTAACAGGTTTCGGATTAGTATTGATCCCTTTCTATGTTCTCTTGGCGAAAGACAGCTTCGGGTTGTGGGGAAGCGATGTGGGCAGTTTTCTCTTGTTTCAGATGATAGGTATGCTTGGAGCAGGCATTCTGTGGAATCGCTTTCTTAAGAGA
The Mesotoga infera genome window above contains:
- a CDS encoding GNAT family N-acetyltransferase: MEHAVRFEEITEETVLDAIRLSGTLLEGQERAVASNAVSIAQAHFAKNAWFRAIYAGDDMVGFIMLDFTPDPRMKDFKHASMWRFMIGGKYQKMGYGRDAILLLIEYLKAQGYEKLFTSCVVNEPSPLQFYLKLGFVDTGEWDDDEKILMRDL
- a CDS encoding ABC transporter ATP-binding protein — translated: MPAGPGRGGPGGGRARPVHKPKNSKKTVLRLVGYFRDEKKGLMLAMAFTILATGASVFGPFLLGVAIDEYMLVGDMIGLATISIVMAAVYISSSFFLWLQGYTMIGVAQRSIRKLRQDLFDKFQTLPVKFFDTKPHGELMSRLTNDINNISHTLSESVTQLVSSLLTLVGIVIIMFFLNPILALVAMSTVPFVMVVTGIIAKQSRKNFLAQQKALGELNGYVEERISGAKVVKAYGREESTVQEFQTINESYRSSAIMAQIFAGSFGPIMNMVNNFGYAIVAFAGGWMSVKGIVSVGLVASFIVYVGQFNRPINQIAQMFNAIQAALAGAERVFEILDEKGEKRAEETFFPQKIEGEVRFEEVDFSYDGKTSVLKDVSLSAEPGQIVALVGPTGAGKTTIVNLLTKFYDIEYGKIMIDGHDISSFDREQLRRELGIVLQDTQLFMGTIKDNIRYGRQDASDEEIIEAAKMANAHHFIMGLPEGYETVLSSNGDTISRGQRQLLAIARIMLIDPQILILDEATSNVDTRTEMHIQEAMRNLMKSRTSFVVAHRLSTIKNADRIYVIDNGRIRESGTHDELIRMKGFYHSLYTTQLALPGHDVA
- a CDS encoding MarR family transcriptional regulator — protein: MKESGKLDRLLTDVCRANFITKRSTFSRFGLHRGQPPLLFLLFEKDGRTVGEISKAMGLSPATVSKMIQRMELSGFIHKRQDKSDMRVFRIYLTAKSREIEEELERTMLDVERQIFSAFSAEERDLLERFLKKLKESLSK
- a CDS encoding MFS transporter; its protein translation is MESDRGHYLGFIWHASFLALTMAFVEVNTVLPSMILAAGGGSFAIGLVTAISTGIPLLAQLVFAGYLMSKRMKKPYLLLGIYLRVGALFSIGFLLLSSIVGTALLILLIIVISVFSFGGVFAGISYTHLLGQSILKEDRRGFMSYRQIAGSALSLLGGFVAKYIVGNVSYPVNYSLMFFIGGSSLFVASLGFTGVREREVHGTEIPGFWKIMKSIPKTLKEDANLLNYIVFNNLTGFGLVLIPFYVLLAKDSFGLWGSDVGSFLLFQMIGMLGAGILWNRFLKRRGLKRLLITCAIIGSSIPLIAYFLSTTSPDFYLMVFFLSGITLSARKIGFEWLLIEISSNTNRALYTGVSGALSLVTALLPLILGSVLRFLGFPVVLVISSIAIASGVYFIRKIHITNDMR